One genomic segment of Stegostoma tigrinum isolate sSteTig4 chromosome 21, sSteTig4.hap1, whole genome shotgun sequence includes these proteins:
- the guca1b gene encoding guanylyl cyclase-activating protein 2: MGQALSNENKGEIGVAELQDLYKKFVTECPSGTLFFHEFKRFFGVLDNEEAAEYIENMFRAFDKNGDNTIDFLEYVAALNLVLRGNLEHKLKWTFKVYDKDGNGCIDKTELLEIVESIYRLKKACHQESEEESVLLTPEEVVDRIFQLVDENGDGHLSLDEFIDGARRDKWVMKMLQMDMNPSSWMTDQRRKSALF; encoded by the exons ATGGGGCAGGCTTTGAGTAATGAAAATAAAGGGGAAATTGGTGTTGCTGAGCTCCAAGACTTGTACAAGAAGTTTGTGACTGAATGTCCCAGTGGAACACTTTTCTTTCATGAATTTAAGCGTTTTTTTGGAGTTTTAGAcaatgaagaagcagctgaatatATCGAAAACATGTTTCGGGCATTTGATAAAAATGGG GACAACACTATTGATTTTTTGGAATATGTTGCGGCACTCAATTTGGTTTTAAGAGGCAACCTGGAGCACAAATTAAAATGGACTTTCAAAGTTTATGACAAAGATGGAAACGGATGCATTGATAAAACAGAACTGTTGGAGATTGTGGAG TCCATTTATAGATTAAAGAAGGCTTGCCATCAAGAATCAGAAGAAGAATCTGTACTCTTAACTCCAGAAGAAGTTGTGGACAGAATATTTCAGTTAGTGGATGAAAATGGTGACG GTCACCTTTCCTTGGATGAGTTTATTGATGGAGCACGGAGAGACAAGTGGGTGATGAAAATGTTGCAAATGGATATGAATCCAAGCAGCTGGATGACTGATCAGAGACGCAAAAGCGCTTTATTTTAA